The Vigna unguiculata cultivar IT97K-499-35 chromosome 1, ASM411807v1, whole genome shotgun sequence nucleotide sequence gcctgggcgacctttcgcgcaaACTGGTTTTGGTGAATCCCtgtttgtctcgcctaggcaagactggctcgcttgggcgagatttacATGTCTCACCACTATTTCACCTACAATAGCTATGCTTTTCAAACCAACCAATCATACAAGGTATTCTCAAGCATCAAAGCGAAGGTTTAATTCACACAATCAACAACCAATTCAAGGATAGGCCGAAACAACTCAAAACTGGAAACCCTAACTTCCTGTACCTGGAAAAAGGGCTAACAACACTTCGGCACGGGACCTCGGAGAACAGCAGCTCGAGTGATGGACTTTCAGAACAGGCGGAGCATCGGAACAGAACCAGAGAAACTGAGTTAACGGAGGCTTTTAATCGAAAATACAAAAAGATAGTAGAAAGGGAACTAGCACGGCTGGAAGAGACACTTACATGGAGTACAAGTTCCTTTAGCTTAACGTGACAACGGAAGCAAACCCTAGCGGAGGGGGGTTGACGGCTGCAGTCTTAGGTTTTCTGAAAATGAGTGAAAAGTGAGACTTAGGGCAACGAAGGGGGTTTTTATCTACTGGGCCAGCTCTTAGGCCCATCAGATTTTTGGGCAGCCCTTTTTATTAAGGGTTATAAAAGAAtagggccttacattctccccaacaacaaaaatttttgacctcgaaaataaagactcaccaggtaaacaaatgtggatgtgattttctcatgtcctcctctaactcccaagtcgagtcacctgtcctccgatcccagatgactttaacaAGGCTGACCGCTTTTCCTCGGCGTTCCTCAACTTTGCTATCCTCTAAAGAGacgggtggtacttccactgcGAGGtcctccctgatctgtatatcctcggcttccaacacatgagccgggttaaacacatacttcctcaactgcAAGACATGAAACATTGGGTGAAGATTTTccaactgcgggggtaaggCTATCTCGTAAGCCACCGACCCAATCCTTCTCGTGATCTGATAGGGGCCAAGGAACTTgggcgaaagcttccttgagcggagagccctccCCACGTCCATGGTTTGGGTCACCCTcaggaatacatgatcaccaGCCGCAAACTCTAGAggtctcctcctacggtctgcataggccttttgcctactctgagaagcctgcaTCTTGTTCCTCACCATACTCACTTTCTCAGTGGTCTGCTCTAATAATTCCGGTCCGACAAGTACTGCTTCCCCATCCTGGTACCAACACAGGGGAGTCCTACACTTCCTACCGTAAAGAGCCTCGTACGGTGCCATGTCGATGCTCGCAtggaaactgttgttgtaggtgaactctatcaaaggcagTACCTCATCCCAAGCTCCCAGGTGGTCCAGTATGCATGTCCGCAACAAGTCCACAAGTGACTAGATGGTCCTCTCCGACTGGCCATTAGTCTAGGGGTGGTAGGTtgagctcatagtcaacttggtccCCGAAGCCTCCTGTAAGGTTTGCCAGAACCGGGATGTAAATCGTGGGTCTCTGTcagaaactatgctcgaaggtatTTCATGCAACCTCAcgatctccttaatgtacattTCAGCtaacttggccatggacatcctcaagttcatcgccaagaagtgggcactcttggtcaactgaTCCACTATCACCCATATGGTATCGTGTCCTCTAAAGGtccgtggcaaatgggtcacaaagtccatcgagatgctgtcccatttccacactggtatttCCAAGGGTTGTAGGATCccaccgggtctctgatgctccaccttcgccttctgacatgtCAAACAGGCTGATACAAACTGAGCAACATCCCTCTTCattccctgccaccagaaggtcTCCTTaagatcttggtacatcttagtcatgtcgggatgcaaactaagacgactcttgtgtccttcttctagaattaattttttcacCTCGACATCATCAGGTACGCATACCCTACCCTGAAACCTCAGTATACCATCATCACCCAAAGCAAAATCTCTAGCCTCATCTGACCCAAGTTGTTCTCTGACTCTGTTCAGACTGGCATCCAATAACTTCCTCTCTCTCACTgagcccaagaagtcactagatatagttagggtactacatctaatgaactCAGGCCTTACCTCCACCTGTAGCTTCATATCCCGGAATTTCTCTAGTAACTCCACCTCCTTGACCATAAGGAGTGCAACATGTAcggtcttcctactcaaggcatcaactaccacatttgccttcctTGGGTGATATAGAAGCTCGAAGTCATAATCtttcaggaattccatccacctcctctgcctcatgttcagctccttttgatcaaacaagtacttgagGCTCTTATGACCTCTGAACACGCggaactgagcaccataaagataatgcctccaaatcttcaaaGCAAACACTATGGCTGCCAACTATAGGTCATGAGTTGGGTAAttacgctcatgcaccttaagctgtcgtgaagcatacgccactgccttcttttcttgcatcaacacacaaccaaGCCCAAGATGAGACGCGTCGCAATAGACTTCAAATGGTTTCCCCACATCCAGAATTACTaatataggagcactcgtcCACCTTCTTTTTAGCTCctgaaagctctcctcacacttgtccgtccaagtgaaaggttggtccttccgagtaagcaaagtcagaggcgccactatcttggagaatccttctatgaatctcctatagtagcccactaaccccacaaagcttctgatctctgtggccgacttgggaatttcccactttaccactgcctcgaccttcGCTGGGTCTATTGCAATCCCCTGGGTAGATATCACATaccccaaaaactgaacttcacccatccagaactcgcacttggacaacttggcgtACAACTGTTTTTCTCTCAAGACGCCAAgtaccaacctcaggtgttctgcatgttcctcctgagtcctggaatagataaggatgtcgtctatgaagactacgacaaacttatctaggaagggccggaagatcctgttcaggtagtccatgaacactgttggagcgttggtcacaccaaaaggccaTATCTGGACCTGAAGGTCGTCCTCTatacatcatcagcctttaccaaaatctgatggtatcccgaccgcagatctatcttcgagaaaaCTGATGatccatgcaactgatccatcaagtcgtcgaTCCTTAGgagcggatacttattcttAATCGTCATCTTGTTTAGTTGCATGTAGTCCACGCACAAGCATGAActcccgtccttcttcttcaccaacaacactagtgctccccaaggcgaagtgctgggtcggatgaactgtttctccgTTAGTTCTTCTATCTGCTTCTTAAGTTCAACTAACTTCGCCAGAGCCATACGATACGGGGCCATCGAGACCGGGCCCGTCCTTGGTACcagatcaatagagaactctACTTCCCTACTGGGGGTAATCCCGGTACTTCATCCGAGAATATGTCTTCAAACTCATGCACTACCGGTATCACTGAAGTTCCCTCTCTCTCTCCCACCTCCATACGGGCGAAGATTATGAAGCATTGCGCGCCACTCTAGATCTCCTTCACCACTCCTTGAGGAGACACCAACTCCAGTTCCTCTGAGTCGGGGAACAACAATCTTTTCTCCCGACaatctatcagaatgcgattggcagagagccaatccatccctaagattacCTCCAACTCCTATAGAGGTAGGCAGATTAGATTTACCTTGTACCTGCGTCCCTCCACCTCCACTGGGCACCTAGAACATAAGGACGACGTCTTGACCAGACCCGATGCCGGGGTAGATACTAAAAGTTCACACTGCAGCTCGCGCACCGGCAGACCCAGACCATCCAGACAATCAATTGACACaaatgagtgtgtcgctccagaatcatacagtACACACAAGGATTCACCAGCTATCATGCATCGACCCATAACAAGATTGCCTGAGCCTGCGGCCTTTGCTCCGGTCATGGCATATACCTGCctgtcgcctgaggcctgttgcctctatCTCTCCGCTGGTGCTGGTGAGAAGCCTGAACTAGAGGGCATGCTGCTGCCCTATCAAGGGTGGgacaatccttcccaaagtggccctccttgccacagttgttgcatctACGGTAGCCCTTCATGCGTGGGCAAGCGCTCCTCAGATGAGGACCTCCACATATATAGCACTGGACTCGATCTTGTTGGGGAGGAAGAACCCTAGACCCCTGAGACTGGTGGTGAGGTCTGTCGTATGGTCTCCTCCGATCATCATGTATGGGCTTGGACCTAGATGGCCCACCAATCCTCTGAGGCTGCTGAGATCGCTGGCCCTCCacctcattcttcatcttctccattaccctggccttctccaccagagcagcaaaatccttgatggacaagggtgcTACCATCAAGCGAATGTTCCGCAGAGTCCATTTTCAAACTTGCAGCATCTGCACTCCTCATCGAGTGGCAAGGTGTAAAAACGGTTGaggtgcttgaacttctcagcataaTCAGCTACTGACTTCCCTCCCTGTGTGAGCTGGAGGAATTCCACTTCCTTGGCGTATCTGACGCTATCGGGGAAATACTCTGAGAGGAACTTTCCCCGGAAGGCCTCCCAAGTCACAGGCTCTCCTCTCTCCACCATGATGGACTTCATGCTCATCCACCAGTGTTCAGCTTCCCCAGTCAGCATGTAGGCGGCAAAGGCCAACCTGTTATCTGCTgggcacatcttcgcatcgAAGATTCTCTCCAGATCCTTCAGCCACTGATCGGCTGCATCTGGACTAGTCCACCCGTTGAACTTCACGATATGGTGTTTCAGGAAGTCTTCTagactccactccctgactggTGGTCGTGGCTCTTGGCCAAACATAGGGGCAGTtgccctgttctcctccagtTTGTGGAGTGCCTCCATGTGCTGCCGATGGGCATCCTCAGCAGCTGCCCTAGcggcctccatctgctgcatcatcACGGTGCTCTGCTGCGTCATGGCAGCcaccatcgcctctattgccCTAGCGATATCGGGTGTGTCACCCTGGAACGATTGCGAATTCCTACGAGGAGGTGCTATAGTTtactggcacacagaaaatcactttgTTAGGCTCGAATAAGGCAataatttaactaagaacactcaaAAGACATagagagaaagctaagcggacatccaagtccacagacctaaagaattaccgctctgataccataaatgtaacgtcccattgaATTATTAagcaaaattaaaggaaacgtcacactaAAATAGTACTgtagcgtagtcctggggtccttaacaTAACCCCTATAacctgggcacaccacgatgtcaacAGGAAATCAGATACAAGTCTACCAAAAGAGAATAGAGTAGTAAAGCGtaaaacaatacatgggccatagccctaaagaaaccATGAAGAACATaaaatccagcccagatggctaagcagcggaatcgccatttccttgctgaccacgagaacctcgcccatctgctcccatcaatcaaattgatgatcatcgcaggAAAGAAGAgtcacatacaagacaaccatacaacaaacagggtaagctagagccaacaacattttcatcatacagtcaaatatactttcaccatTCTATATCCATAcgacaaccaagcatgttatgacttttcaatcaatacactacgactcgactcgactcatccggatacgtataacttggttggattcagcggatgcccACACTtctggtggatacctctgctcacccccgagctatgtgttacaagtgttacaatgaatcaatttccctcaccacaaggttagcccttaatgaatttcaggcctcctgctactctcaccacaggagtcagtccgctctaggtgagactaacttactccttagagcgtcaggatgcaaccttaccttgaatacTTAcgtagttatacagatggggcaccaccatgggcacccactaacaggggccatggaattacgtcccgaccactgaagcgcaaccctgaaagtctcacctagagaccccaaggaattatgcactaacACAGACCAAAATAAGATCACACAGTCAAAAGTATTCACCATGCAAGAATATAACCAGTACGTCAACCTTTAAAGCCAATCTTTTCACGTTCCAGATCCAACTCATCCCAACTCGTCACAGTCCATCCATACACATGGGACCCAACTCATCTCATTATCATACCACTTTAGTAATACCCatctcatttagttcacatgccaattttcataccaaacccatcatctacaattcatgattcatgccaagcatacataatattccattatatacatgtttctcatcataacattcatactCAAACCAATATCAATCATCCAAGAATAAACAAGCACCCAAACAGCGTACTGCTTcgcccagcccctcgctcaggctaaagggtctcgctcaggcgagccctcttcgcctaggcgagggctcaaaagAGCATGCAGAAACcaatgcgggatctcgcttaggcgagatccctctcgcctgggcgagatgtcCGCTCACTATTtgagcgggtcgcctgggcgacctttcgcgcaaACTGGTTTGGGCGAATCCCTatttgtctcgcctaggcgagactgtcTCACCACTGTTTCACCTGCAACAGCTATGTTTTTCAAACCAACCAATCATACAAGGTATTCTCACGCATCAAAACGAAGGTTTAATCCATACAATCAACAACCAATTCAAGGACAGGCCAAAATAACTCAAAACTGGAAATCCTAACTTCCTGTACCTGGAAAAAGGGCTAACAACACTTCGGCACGGGACCTCGGAGCACAGCAGCTCGAGTGATGGACTTGCAGAACTGGCGGAACAGCGAAACAGAACCAGAGAAACTGAGTTAACGGAGGCTTTTAATCGAAAATACAAAAAGATAGTAGAAAGGGAACTAGCACGGCTGGAAGAGACACTTACATGGAGTACAAGTTCCTTTAACTTAACGTGACAACGGaagcaaaccctagcagagggggTTGACGGCTGCAGTCTTAGATTTTCTAAAAATGAGTGAAAAGTGAGACTTAGGACAACGAAGGGGATTTTTATCTACTGGGTCAGCTCTTAGGCCTACCAGATTTTGGGACAGCCCCTTTTATTAAGGGTTATAAAAGAATAGGGCCTTACATTTTAcctcttaattttttttgttttcatgatttaaaaaaaatagaatattacttttcgtattttattttttataatttagtaattactttttgttaaataatagtataaaaaagtttaattttgtttattatttttattgtcataaacaaaaattctaaaaacaCAATCAAAATATTCCAGTGGTATAAATCTATAACTGTAATACAAACACTACTTCAgacaaaaaatagtttatttcaGTACTCACCGGTTCTGATTCAAGTCTTATTTTGGACTAAATATATTTGCAacgaaaatgatatattttaactattaaattttaataactttttcttataatataagTGTTATCTTCTAAATTGTcacctaaaattataaaaaaaaattatcaaaaatttaacggtaaaaacaattattttcctattCATAAACATGAGAATAAGAAGCCAAATGAACTACTAAAGAAGGTTTCGTCGTTTCTCAAAGggtaacaaattaaaatttggtAAATTTCTTTTCCTTCAAGCTTTCCACAGTCTCCTTCAGGAGTAAATTCAATTCCCAAACTCTTCGCTTTTTCCTTCGAAACTTTAAACATTGGCACATATGGCTTATTTTGAACGGCATAGTGAAAGGAACCTTCTTCTAGAAGATTCGCCTTGAAGAGATGCAATCTCTCCTTGGCACCTTGAAGGTTAAGCAAGTGATCCACCATTCTAGGATCATCTGCACGTCACACATTATATTATGGCAGAGACACACAGAAAAGGAatcaatgaagaagaagaagacatgtATGTATTTCATAATCTTTCGGATCAAAAGTATTTTGCTTGTTACAAAACAAAAGAGGGAAACTTATTCTAAACAGGTTTTGCAAAACGGAACAAAACTAAATCCTAGATTGCTGATAAAAAACCAGTAATCTTAACCCTAACAGATCCGATCAAAACACATACTTGGGTCGAGAACAGTGGCCTTAACAGTGTAACCGCGTTCCAGAAGAAACTTAACGAGCCAGGAA carries:
- the LOC114187425 gene encoding uncharacterized protein LOC114187425, translated to MVAAMTQQSTVMMQQMEAARAAAEDAHRQHMEALHKLEENRATAPMFGQEPRPPVREWSLEDFLKHHIVKFNGWTSPDAADQWLKDLERIFDAKMCPADNRLAFAAYMLTGEAEHWWMSMKSIMVERGEPVTWEAFRGKFLSEYFPDSVRYAKEVEFLQLTQGGKSVADYAEKFKHLNRFYTLPLDEECRCCKFENGLCGTFA